Part of the Drosophila pseudoobscura strain MV-25-SWS-2005 chromosome 2, UCI_Dpse_MV25, whole genome shotgun sequence genome, TATTTTCTGTCGAGCCTACACGTGCCTTCTCTTTAAGATCTGGAGATCTTTGAGATATCTGCGATGCTATTAGTGCCTCTTTTCGTCTGGTGTATCCTCCATTTCTTGCACTACACACTCATTTATCTGTCGctattttgtaaatatatttaatatgctAACTATTCCTAGGAATACTCggtttcatttgatttttaagATCGCTTTCATGGGAAACCAGTGGGAATATTTTCTGTCGGGTCTACACGTGCCTTCTCTTTAAGATCTGGAGATCTTTGGGATATCTCCGATGCTATTAGTGCCTCTTTTCGTCCGGTGTATCCTCCATTTCTTGCTCTACACACACATTTATCTGTCGCTATTTTGTCACTGGCCCAACCAGCGATGAGGCACGATGCGAAACGGAACCTTTTGGGGGCACAATTCGTCAGATGTTGTAGCCGTATCATTGTCTAGGCAGATTAGTTATGCTTTGCTGGTTCGAAGGAGGAACACCCTGCCACCCCTACAAGCCCCCCCtgccctgctgctggcggaGGATGGCAAGGGGAGGTACAGAAATTGGTTGTCCTCGCATCCTCGCGTTGAGAGtggggcgggggcggagggggcGGGAGGCTCACGCACATGCCATATATTAGAGGGGCATAAAATGACAAACGACTTGCGAGGCGCGTAAATTGAAAAGCTCTGAGCCATGTACCAAACGCGGGGAGGGGCTTGAATCGAAGGGCGGCAATCCAGGGTAGGAGAGGACATGGATTTCGGTGACTTTTTGGCTGTTTGTTATTGCTGCCAGGGAATCAGAGAAGCAGGGAACCCGAACAGAACcccactgtctctctctctctgtctctgtctctgtctctgtctgtctctatcCTGCTGGCTGGGGGCCAAAACTTTCGCCAAagtattcaaattaaaatttcaattaaggAAGTGAATTTGTGTGTGCCGAAAGTGTATTAAGTCTATACGAATGGTGGCATCTTGGCATTTGGCTGGTGCCACGTGTGTGGCACGCCTTCTTAGGTTCGAAATAACCCACAAACGAAAAGAATCCCCagtcccccatcccccccctaGGCTCCACCTACCGCTCCGTTGTTTGATTTATTGCCAAAGTTTGTCGGCTGTCATATGACATAAGGAGAGTACTTTGTTGGAATATTTTACATTTCGTGTAAAGCCACCTCCCGAATCCCGTGCCATCCTCTGAACTCCCTGGCAGCCGCATCCTGACACCTTGTTGGGCGCCACGCCCCCCTCTATGTCTCTCTGTGGGCATTATTAATAATGCAATCAATTTGTAAACAATTTGGCATATATCAATGCGCTTCGTGCCGCCCATAAATCTCTGGGAAATTAGCTACCCCTCGGGCTTTGGCCTGGTCATTTGCATGCCAGATTCCAGGCAGCATctcttgctcctgctgctgctcctgctgctgctgctgctcctcctgtgCCTGCTCGTGCTCCTCTGACAGATTGCAGTGCGTCGCTCCTTGATGGATGGGCGGCTTGGAGCTGGCAGCGGCACAGCATGCGAGGGGTAGCCAGGGAATAGTGGCTTCTGTCCCGGATTTTGCCATATTTTTGCGCTTTGGCTGTTGCTGGTCCTCTGGCAGTTAGTGACAGCTGCGGTGATGGCCTGGCTGTTGCAGCAGGAATGGGGGCAAAAACCATAACGCGTGTCCTGGTCGCAGCAGGGCATACCCTAAAAGGGGAAATGGGAGGCATTCCATTTGTGGCATCagatttcagtttcagttttcagttttcagcaggcaaacattcaacattcaagGGAAATACAAAACAGAACACAACCGAAAAGATTCATAGAATATCTCTTTCTATTTCTGGATACTGGAAAAGcaatagagacagagagagaggtacAGCCCATCCTTTTAGGGGAAGTCGTGCCCTTCAGCTAATCGAATAAAGTTAAGGCTCCAGTGTCCAGTGGCGACACTTCCGTTTCGTTGTGCCTgtcctgtgtctgtgtccttAAGGTCCTTGGCCAGCGGAAAAGCAGAAGcaagaaaaatggcaaattgaAGTTACGCTGCCACTcgtcttgctgctgctgctgccgccgccttgGCCCCAATTGAAAAGTTTATGAACTTGTCAACCAACTGGCGCCTCACTTCCCTTCTATCGTTCTCTCTTTGCAGCAAGGATGCCGGGGCGACTCAATCAGCAGCATGCCGCATACGCGCAGCGCAGGGAGCTGGAGAACAACCGCGTGCAGGCCACGCAGGCGGTGAACCGCTACTACGACCACTGGGGCAAGGTGACGACGCGCTTCGAGAACTGGACCAACAAGGAGTACTACGAGAATGCCGAAAAGAAGCTGCAGACCCGCAAGAGTCAGAAGCAAAAGGACATTGACCTCACAGACCGCAAGGGCAGGCTGCGTCAGCTGCTGGACACCGAGAACGAGGCGTACGACATCGAAATGGGACGCAAGCGGCGGCCCAGGGAGTGCTCCGCCGACACCCAGATGCTGGGGCGCGTCAATCAGTCCctcaaggagcaggagcagctcaAGCGGaagctggagatggaggcgAAGCTGTACGGCCGCTGGCGGCATGGGGTGGACGACGAGAAGTTTCTGTACCAGTCGAAGTCCGACAACGAGGTGCTGGCGAAGCTCAATTGGCTCGACAAGCAGAtcgagcagcagaaggagcggGACGAGCAGGAGGCCCTGAACGCCGAGcggaagctgcagctgcagcaggagatcAGCCGCACGGAGCTGGCCCAGAAGGAGCGCCAGCTGATCCAGGAGCAGCAGATAAAAGAGATCCGTGAGCTGCAGGAGTCGCACATGGTGGAGCTGCGCCAGCACCAGTCCCAGGCCGAGAAGCTCAAAGAAGAGGAGCAGCACTTCCGGCTGTTCATCGgggagctggagaaggagaagcagctgctcgaggaGAGCACGGCCCTCGTCCTGCAGCGCCCCGACACGGGGCAGGCCTTCAACCTGAACAAGATCAAGGTGTTCATCCGCAACCGCAGCGAGGCGAGCCGCCGCCAGATATCCCTGTGCATCAATCTCCTCGAGCGCATGGCCAAGTACGTGGTCCGCACCGAGGACCTCCAGTCCCTCCTCCACAAGTACAAGGAGCAGCTGGAGTCCGAGCAGATGGCCTACACCCAGATCGAGGCCATGTACGAGTCGGAGGCCAAGTCGAGCCTCCAGCGCTGCGAGGAGAACTGGCGCGAACAGCACTTGCAGCGGTACCAAGAGCTCTCGAAGCTCATCGACACGGAAAAAGACTGTTTGGACCGGCTCCTGCAGGAGAACgtcagccagcagcaggccctCTTGGAGCTCCGCAGCACACATCTCTCTGGCATCGAGCAGGCCACCAAGAAGCTGGAGCAGATAACCAGCGGAGATCAGGGATCTGCATCGTCTGACCCGATTTCTGTGTCCTCCTCAACTGATCTCTGTGCTGGGGCTCTTGCCGAGGAGGACGATGCCTCCGTGAATGTCCCCAAAGTGAGCAACTCGTTCACCAACCTCAATCTGGATGTGTGGCAGGATCTGCCGCCAGTGCGCGGCGGCATCAACTCGCCTCGTCTCGACAAGACGCGCTCTTTGAATGTCGTCACAGCGCAGACTGCGTTGCCACCGAAGTTTGCCCGCAAGCGAGTGGCATGGAACTAAGgccacattttttttttaaatttatcaAGTATTATTAAGCTAGTCCCTGTGTTTAGAAATAGTTAAACgctccatgtgtgtgtgtatgtgtaagCCCCTAAACAAAAACACTTGTCCCACATCCTACATCCTATATCCTGCATCCACTTATAGTTAATAAGACTGATAGATAGGCGCCAGCCCCGTCGTAATAAATCACTTAAATCGTGGGCCAAAAGGAAATGCGGCTTAATTATTGTCAAGTGCAAGGAGGTGCTGTCTGCCCGCCTTAGAAGTGGGTCAAGGCTTAATTGATTCCACctgatgaggatgatgataatgatgttgGGTATCGCCCCATAGGAGTAATAGCTGTGCTATCCATGAGGAGAATctgatttgcatttaattttaattaatattttcagATCGCACCCTGCAAATCTTagagcctctctctctctctctccggaTGCAAATGGCGGAAACAGGAGTAATAATGAGGCGCTCACACACTCGAAGGCAGGCACTCACTCAGGCATTATTTAATGCATGttattcatcattcatttgaATAGATTGCTAGAGCCTTCTCTCCGCCCCTGGAGCCTCCACTTCAATGGGCGTAAGCTGCTTCTAATGGCCAAAATGCTTGCAAATGATGATGAATACGTTTCAATTACTCCACTGCCCGGCTCTCTCTACTCCGAAACTCTCCACCATCCATGggcggtgggggtggggaATGGGATGGTAATATTCTGATATCATTTGATTGCTACCTGAACAGGAGCCAGCCCCAAGAGGGGCGGAGGCCGGGGGCAGGGCAAGGAAGCTCTCCGCATTCTGTGCGCAATTTATGaaatattggaaaatattATCCGCAATTACTCCTcctcatactcgtactcgcactcgtccTGGCATTTGAGTGCTGACCAACGATGCAGTCGATTTAATGGTAATAAAAAACAAGATATAATAATAACCAGatactcacgcacacacacaaatacagcCGTCCGTATATTTacgtatctgtgtgttgtATATAGGAAAATATGCCAAACGCAGTCAGCACGCCTTTGATTAAATTTCTTTGAGTGTTTGGGGcacacaaaatgcaatttcatttgcacTAATGGCTCGCGTCGCTGCCTGCTGCGCCGCTGCTGATGCCGCTTCCGCTTGGCTtcgctgcccctgccgctgcccctgccgctgtcgctgctgttgcaacaatGCAAGGCACACATAACgctgcagcagaggcacaggcagcgCAGGCGAAAACAGAGCGAAAAGTGCAaagaaaagcggaaaaaaaacaacaaaaaacgaaacgagcGCAAAAAAGATtgttaaattgaattaaaaccAACAACGCTGCAGCGGAACAGCGGGGCATGCAACGGGGGCACGACGGAGCCTGCCAGCGGCGGCCAAGCGGAAGGTATATCATGATGAGGAAGAGTTGCATGCCTCTGGTGCAGCAGATGCCTCATCCTCCACCCGCTACCATCTTTAATGGTGTTACTCTTGCAACCATTCCCCCATTACCAGGCACCGACTTCGGGGCCATCTGCCACGACGGTTTGTTTGAGCAATAAACGCAATTTGAAGGATCCTTGCCTGCAACCGTAGCAGGGGTTTCTGCCCTCCTCCGCTAAAGATAACAATGTTGGGGCCGTCTCGCTTATCGTTGGGTTGGCTCAACCTCCCCCCGAAGggtgctattttttttttgttttgtgtaaCCCTTAAACTATCGAAACACCCGGGAAACATCAAAGACCAACATTCAAGTGGTGTTCTCTAGTAAGTGCTCTACAATTCCATGCCACCAGCGGGGGAGGGTTGACTATCGTTTTCGATCTCATTCATCGCATACCCTGGGATCCACATTCTGGGATATCATCATATATATAAAGGATATATACAAAGGATGTATATCAAAGGACGCTAATCAATTTGGATTCGGTGAAATTAAAGTAAAACGAATGACAGGAATCAGCACGTTCTCGTATTTTTGGGGGATTATACAGATATGATCTATGTATATCTCTCTATGAAGAGTCATCTAGTATtatattttctggtattttatcttgtatttttttctatttgaTTTAGTACTTTTAAGGCATTTTTGAATGTgttttttagaattttatatatctagtatttttctggtattttattaaataggtatattttttggtattttttctgataaattattttttcctatttattatattttataaaagtATTTTATTGGTATTTAATTCGAACCCTACATTAAATTGTGTAAGCCCAAAGCGAATTTTTAATCTCAGGGAATTTTCTCAGGGAAATTCTAAGAAATCTGCaaatctttttgtttttctgcctTCGTTCCGTTTAAGAGAACGAAACATAAATTACCATAACAATTGCGGCCAGGCGATGTTCGTTGATGTTCCTTAGAAAGCTGAAAGCAGAAGCCAGCTGTAAGGCAAGATGacagaataaatatatatatgtaggtacatatatacagtCGTATTTCAGCACGAACAttaattcattcattcattctgtCTGTCATTCAAGCTGTCGTCTGATTATCATCGCAATTCATGGAAtcaaattgtttgctttgtcAATTGGTTGTATATTTTGACTATTCTGGCATCTGATACACTTGTACTTCAACGAGTGATACAATTCTCCGGTAACCAGGCTACCTTTGAGGCATGGAAATGTCCGCTTCGTGGAGCGGGAGGGGGGATTGGCGGCAGCAGGGAGTTGCAGACGGATTACAGCATGATTACAACAGGTGTGGATTGGTCAGAGGCGGATACGGTGGCAGAGGCTGACTTTTCTTGTGCTCACGTGGCATAATCTGTCAGACGACTGTCCCTTAAATAAGATTAACTGCGTGGAAAGCGAgtggatggcggatggcggatgtGGATGGGAAGGCGGATGTGGAAGGCTtaaaggcaacagcagcagcagcagcccacagAGACGGTGTAATGCGATGAGCACGGCTCATGTCTCGGCCTCGTAGAGTATGGGATAAGGAGCCACAGTGAAAGCCAAagacagtggcagtgtggcagagacagagaaggaAAACCGGAGACCGTGCCACAGTCGCCGCCTTTTCATCCGAGTGACATTTACGTCAACAATTCAGCAAACAATTGGCAAATGTGGCCATAAAAGCATGACAGTTGTCACTGCcgttgtcgctgttgctgtcgttgccactgccactgccacagccagtgccagtgcctaTCCTTGCCACGTCTCCACTTGCCACTCCATGGCTCTGCCTCTTGCTGCTTGGCAATGCACAAAGCGGAaacggatgcggatgcggatatACATGTATgcgtgttgctgttgctgttgctgctgcaactggTTGATGTTGCctctgctgtctgtctgtcagtctgtcGGCTTGTccgcctgcctgtctgtctgtctgtctgtcccccCTGCGAGAGCGATGGCTGAGCCAAAAGCCAACATGTCGCCAACAGGAGACTaa contains:
- the LOC6904114 gene encoding golgin subfamily A member 6-like protein 1, with the translated sequence MPGRLNQQHAAYAQRRELENNRVQATQAVNRYYDHWGKVTTRFENWTNKEYYENAEKKLQTRKSQKQKDIDLTDRKGRLRQLLDTENEAYDIEMGRKRRPRECSADTQMLGRVNQSLKEQEQLKRKLEMEAKLYGRWRHGVDDEKFLYQSKSDNEVLAKLNWLDKQIEQQKERDEQEALNAERKLQLQQEISRTELAQKERQLIQEQQIKEIRELQESHMVELRQHQSQAEKLKEEEQHFRLFIGELEKEKQLLEESTALVLQRPDTGQAFNLNKIKVFIRNRSEASRRQISLCINLLERMAKYVVRTEDLQSLLHKYKEQLESEQMAYTQIEAMYESEAKSSLQRCEENWREQHLQRYQELSKLIDTEKDCLDRLLQENVSQQQALLELRSTHLSGIEQATKKLEQITSGDQGSASSDPISVSSSTDLCAGALAEEDDASVNVPKVSNSFTNLNLDVWQDLPPVRGGINSPRLDKTRSLNVVTAQTALPPKFARKRVAWN